From Acidisoma sp. PAMC 29798, one genomic window encodes:
- the parA gene encoding ParA family partition ATPase: MIIAVVNQKGGAGKTTLALNLAAASAAQGKRVLLIDADPQQTAQDWAAIRTEPPPFQVIGLTKPVLHRDLPAMAADYDMTIIDGAPRSYEATRSAIGAADVVLIPVQPSGADFWASRETVNLVRAAGEAKGGQRAAFIVSRKIGRSVLSREINEALAEFGLPILAAGTTQRVIYAEAMTAGETVIEQQPDGLAAAEIRAILTELEGMKE; the protein is encoded by the coding sequence ATGATCATCGCAGTGGTGAACCAGAAGGGAGGGGCGGGAAAGACGACCTTAGCGCTGAACCTTGCAGCAGCCAGTGCAGCCCAGGGCAAGCGCGTGTTGTTAATCGACGCCGATCCGCAGCAGACGGCGCAGGATTGGGCAGCAATTCGGACGGAGCCACCGCCTTTCCAGGTGATCGGACTGACTAAGCCGGTTTTGCATCGAGACTTGCCCGCGATGGCGGCTGACTACGACATGACGATCATCGATGGAGCGCCTAGGAGCTACGAGGCAACGCGAAGCGCAATCGGGGCGGCGGATGTGGTGTTGATTCCGGTGCAGCCGTCAGGGGCGGATTTTTGGGCAAGCCGAGAAACGGTCAACCTTGTGCGGGCGGCTGGTGAAGCGAAGGGCGGGCAGCGGGCAGCGTTCATAGTGTCGCGCAAAATAGGCCGGTCGGTTCTGTCCCGAGAAATCAACGAAGCCCTGGCCGAGTTCGGATTGCCGATCCTGGCAGCAGGGACAACGCAGCGCGTGATTTATGCCGAGGCAATGACTGCCGGGGAAACCGTGATTGAGCAGCAGCCTGACGGACTGGCAGCAGCAGAAATCAGGGCGATACTCACAGAGCTTGAAGGAATGAAGGAATGA
- a CDS encoding plasmid partition protein ParG — protein MPAGGPGAKQTRLNVDLPPELHRRFKTACAAEGVKMAEVVTQLIQGWTADKH, from the coding sequence ATGCCCGCAGGTGGCCCAGGAGCAAAGCAAACTCGGTTGAACGTCGATCTACCCCCGGAGCTGCACAGGCGGTTCAAAACGGCTTGTGCGGCCGAAGGCGTGAAGATGGCCGAGGTGGTTACGCAGCTCATTCAGGGATGGACGGCCGATAAGCATTGA